The Streptomyces sp. NBC_00435 nucleotide sequence AGGCGGTACGGCTCCTCGGCGTTCAGCCGCTTGTAGCGCGGGCTGATCTCGGGGAGGCGCTCCAGGTCGACCTGGAGGGAGGAGAGGAGCTCCTCGGTGACGCCGGTGTAGCGGATGGAGTTCGACAGCAGTCCGCGCAGGAAGTCGACGAGTTCCAGGGCGTCGGTGATGCCGTGCTCGTGCTGGAGGATCAGCACGTCCCGGGTCACGTCGGGCGTGACGTTAGGGTTGCCGTCGCGGTCGCCGCCGATCCAGGTGCCGAAGGTGAGCGGGCGGGTGCCGGCCGGGATCTCGATGCCGACGCGCTGGAGCTCGGCGGCGAGGTCCTCGAGGACGTCGCCGACGGCGCCGGCGTGCAGCTCGTCGAGGTAGTAGATGGCGTTGCGGGCCTCGTCGGCGGGTTCGGGGCGGACCACGCGCAGCTCGTCGGTCTGCCAGACGAGGTCGATGTTCTCGGCGAGGCGCAGGTCGTGGCGGCGGCGTTCACCGGCACCCGAGACGGGCTCCTCGAGGAGCGCGGCGATGCGGCGCAGCTTGTTGAGGACGCTGCGGCGGGCCGCCTCGGTGGGGTGCGCGGTGAAGACGGGCCGGACGTTGAGGTTCTTGACCGTCTCGCGCAGGTGCTCGGGGTCGGCGTCCTTGAGCATGTCGGCCGTGCGGGCCAGCAGCCCGCCCTCGGCGGCGCGGTGGGCGCGCAGCTCCTTGCCGCGGTGCACCTGCTCGGTGACGTTGGCGAGGTGGAAGTAGGTGGAGAAGGCGCGCACCAGCTTGGCGGCGGTCTCCAGGTCGGTGTCACCGAGCAACTCGGCGGCGGCGACGCCGTCGGTGCGGGTGAGTGCCCGGACGCGTTCGACCAGGTCGAGGAGGTCTTGGCCCTCCTGGCGTACGAGGGTCTCGCCGAGGAGGTCGCCGAGGCGGCGGATGTCCGCGCGCAGCTCGGCGTTGGCCGCGGCGATGGCGACGGCGTTGGTCGAGTGGGCCTGGTCGGCACTGCTCACAGGTGCGGCTCCTTGCAGTGTTTCGAGCGCTACTGGGAGGTGGGCCCCGGATACGCGCGGTGGTGCCCCTCCGGACTTGGTCCGCAGGCGCCGCCGCTCCTGATGCGCAGCTCGGGCTGCCCGTGCGGACCGCGCTGTCCGACGACACCAGGATAGGTGGCCCGTCCTGGTGCCCAGGCCGGTGTGTCATCAGGCGGGACGGCCGGGGAGTCCGCGCGGGCCGATGGGCCCCGCCGCGCCGGGGTCCGGGGGCAGGGTGGCGGGCGCGCTCCCCTTGCCGCCCGCAGGACCTTTGCCATACTTACGTTGCCGTAGGTTACGCATCCGTAGGGAGCGTGGCCGGGCGGCGCGCCTGCCGACTCCTCACCCTCAGGGGACACACCTATGACCATCAGTCCCGACGTGATCGAGGACGCCTCGGCGCCTTCCGACGCGTTCGCCTCGCCCGCCACCCGGGGCGGTGAGAGCAAGCGGTCCGTCGAGCAGATCGCCCTGCTGCTGTTCATCACGTTCCCCTTCCTCGCACTGCTGGCGGCGGTTCCGCTGGCCTGGGGCTGGGGGGTGAGCTGGCTGGACCTGGGCCTGATGGTGTTCATGTACTTCCTGGCCTGCCACGGGATCACCATCGGGTTCCACCGCTACTTCACGCACGGTTCCTTCAAGGCGAAGCGGCCGCTGCGCATCGTCCTGGCGATCATGGGGTCGATGGCGGTCGAGGGGCCGCTGGTGCGCTGGGTGGCCGACCACCGCAAGCATCACAAGTACTCCGACCACGAGGGCGACCCGCATTCGCCGTGGCGGTTCGGCGAGACGGTGCCGGCCCTGATGAAGGGCCTGTGGTGGGCGCACATCGGGTGGCTCTTCGACGAGGAGCAGACCAACCAGCAGAAGTACGCCCCCGACCTGATCAAGGACCCGGCGATCCGCCGCATCTCGCGCGACTTCGTCTTCTGGACGATCCTCTCGCTGGCGATCCCGCCGGTCGTGGGCGGCCTGGTGACGATGTCGTGGTGGGGCGCGTTCACGGCGTTCTTCTGGGGTTCGCTGGTCCGGGTCGCGCTGCTGCACCACGTGACGTGGTCGATCAACTCGATCTGCCACGCGGTCGGCAAGCGCCCCTTCAAGTCGCGCGACCGGTCCGGCAACGTGTGGTGGCTGGCCGTGCTGTCCTGCGGCGAGTCCTGGCACAACCTGCACCACGCCGACCCGACCTCGGCCCGGCACGGAGTCCTGCGCGGCCAGGTCGACTCCAGCGCGCGGCTGATCCGCTGGTTCGAACAGCTGGGATGGGCGTCCGACGTGCGCTGGCCGTCCGAGGCCCGCATCGACGCCCGGCGCAAGGAAGAAGCGTCGAACGCGGCATGATGGGGGGCGTGGGAAACGACGGCAGCAGTTCCAGCAGCG carries:
- a CDS encoding acyl-CoA desaturase: MTISPDVIEDASAPSDAFASPATRGGESKRSVEQIALLLFITFPFLALLAAVPLAWGWGVSWLDLGLMVFMYFLACHGITIGFHRYFTHGSFKAKRPLRIVLAIMGSMAVEGPLVRWVADHRKHHKYSDHEGDPHSPWRFGETVPALMKGLWWAHIGWLFDEEQTNQQKYAPDLIKDPAIRRISRDFVFWTILSLAIPPVVGGLVTMSWWGAFTAFFWGSLVRVALLHHVTWSINSICHAVGKRPFKSRDRSGNVWWLAVLSCGESWHNLHHADPTSARHGVLRGQVDSSARLIRWFEQLGWASDVRWPSEARIDARRKEEASNAA